The genomic region TTTCAGGAAGGCGGAGGATCAGCAGCGCGGCTCCAACACCTATCACGGCGCCGGTGGCCCGCTGCCGGTGTCGGATTGGCGGCATCACGATCCGCTGTCGGAGGCCTTCGTGCATGCCGCAGCCGAAGTCGGCATTCCCACCAATCCGGATTTCAACGGCGCGACCCAGGAGGGCGCGGGCTTCTTCCAGACCACGACGCGGCGCGGCCGGCGCGCGTCGACGGCGCGGTCCTATCTGCGGCCGGCACTGACGCGCGGCAATCTTCATGTCGAGACCTCGGCGCTGGCGCAGCGCATCCTGTTCGACGGCAAGCGCGCGAGCGGCGTCGCCTACAAGCAGGACGGGCAATTGCGCAAGGCCAAGGCGCGCAAGGAGGTGCTGGTATCGAGCGGTGCGTACAACTCGCCGCAATTGTTGCAGCTCTCCGGCGTCGGCCCCGCCGATCTGTTGAAGCAGCACGGCATCGACATGGTGCTCGATGCGCCCGGCGTCGGCAACGATCTGCAGGATCACATGCAGGTCCGCATCGTCACGCGCTGCGCGCAGACCGTCACGCTGAACGACGTCATCAATCATCCCGTACGCCGCGTCATGGCGGGCCTGCGCTATGCGGCGCTGCGCAAGGGGCCGCTGACGATCGCCGCCGGCACCTCCGGCGCGTTCTTCAAGACCAGCCCGCGGCTGGCGTCGCCCGACATCCAGATCCACTTCCTGCCGTTCTCGACCGACAAGATGGGCGAGAAGCTGCATCCGTTCTCGGGCTTCACGGCCTCGGTCTGCCAGCTGCGTCCGGAGAGCCGCGGCTCGCTGAAGATCAGGAGCGCCGATCCGGGCGTGCCGCCGGAAATCCGCATCAACTATCTGGCGACCGAGACCGATCGCCGCGCCTTCATCGACGGCATCCGCATCCTGCGCAAGATCCTGGCCGCGCCGGCGCTGAAATCCTATTCAGTGGGCGAGGTCGATCCCGGCGCCAAGGTGGTCAGCGACGACGACCTGCTCGATTTCTGCCGGCGCACCGGCAGCACGGTCTATCATCCGACCTCGACCTGCCGGATGGGCAACGATCCGCTCGCAGTGGTCGACCAGCGGCTCAAGGTGCGCGGCATCGAAGGTCTGCGCGTGGTCGATGCGTCCGTCATGCCGGACCTGATGTCGGGCAATACCAATGCGCCGACGATCATGATCGCGGAGAAGGCGTCGGACATGATTTTGGAGGATGCGCGGTAGCCGCCGCTGTTGAGTCCGTCACCCTGAGGAGCGCGTAGCGCATCTCGAAGGGTCGATGGCCCCGCTCTGTCGGCGCGCGGCCAGACCCGGGCCGTCGACCCTTCGAGACGACCGCTGCGCGGTCTCCTCAGGGTGACGGTGACAGGTCCGTAACTCGGGCTACGGCCTCAGCCCTTATACGCGCGCACCCGCGCGACCATCTGCTCGACATGGGCGATCGGCGTTTCCGGGAGGATGCCGTGGCCGAGATTGAAGATCATCCGCCCCTTGCCGAAGTTCTCCAGTACATCGTCCACCGCGCGGTCGAGCGCGGCGCCGCCGGCAATCAGGGCCAGCGGATCGAGATTGCCCTGCACCGCGACCCGGTTCTGCACGCGCTCGCGGATCATCGACGGCTCGGTGGCCCAATCGATCGAGACCGCATCGACGCCGGTTTGCTCGACATAGGCCGGCAGCATGCCTCCCGCGCCACGCGGGAAGCCGATGATCCTGGCCTCGGGGACCTGCTTGCGCACCCCGGCCACGATGCGCCGGGTCGGCTCGATCGCCCAGCGGGCGAACTCGCGCGGCGGCAGCACGCCGGCCCAGGTGTCGAAGATCTGCAGGCAGTCGGCGCCGGCCTTCAACTGGCCGACCAGATAATGGATCGAGTTCTCGACCAGCACGTCGATGATCTTGGCGAAGGCGTCCGGATGGCGGTAGGCGAGCATCCGCGCCGGTGCCTGGTCCGGCGTGCCCTGTCCGGCCACCATGTAGGTCGCGACCGTCCACGGCGCGCCGCAGAAGCCGATCAGCGCGATCTCGGGGGCGAGTTCGCGACGGACGCGGCGCAATGCTTCAAAAACCGGCTCGAGCTGGTCGAAATTGGCGTGGGTCGAGAGCGTCGCGATCTCGCCGGGCGTTGCCAGCGGATCGAGCCGCGGCCCTTCGCCGGCCTCGAAGCGCACCG from Bradyrhizobium elkanii USDA 76 harbors:
- a CDS encoding GMC family oxidoreductase, with the translated sequence MNNSNDAAEYDYIIVGAGSAGCVLANRLSADGKHSVLLLEAGPKDSNIWIHVPLGYGKLFKEKSVNWMYQTEPEPGLNGRQVFQPRGKVLGGSSSINGLLYVRGQHEDYDRWRQRGNAGWGYDDVLPYFRKAEDQQRGSNTYHGAGGPLPVSDWRHHDPLSEAFVHAAAEVGIPTNPDFNGATQEGAGFFQTTTRRGRRASTARSYLRPALTRGNLHVETSALAQRILFDGKRASGVAYKQDGQLRKAKARKEVLVSSGAYNSPQLLQLSGVGPADLLKQHGIDMVLDAPGVGNDLQDHMQVRIVTRCAQTVTLNDVINHPVRRVMAGLRYAALRKGPLTIAAGTSGAFFKTSPRLASPDIQIHFLPFSTDKMGEKLHPFSGFTASVCQLRPESRGSLKIRSADPGVPPEIRINYLATETDRRAFIDGIRILRKILAAPALKSYSVGEVDPGAKVVSDDDLLDFCRRTGSTVYHPTSTCRMGNDPLAVVDQRLKVRGIEGLRVVDASVMPDLMSGNTNAPTIMIAEKASDMILEDAR
- the hemE gene encoding uroporphyrinogen decarboxylase, which encodes MPQDPTKKPLIDVLSGHRQAVPPLWMMRQAGRYLPEYRELRAKAGGFLDLCFTPEFAAEITLQPIRRFNFDAAIIFSDILVIPYALGRSVRFEAGEGPRLDPLATPGEIATLSTHANFDQLEPVFEALRRVRRELAPEIALIGFCGAPWTVATYMVAGQGTPDQAPARMLAYRHPDAFAKIIDVLVENSIHYLVGQLKAGADCLQIFDTWAGVLPPREFARWAIEPTRRIVAGVRKQVPEARIIGFPRGAGGMLPAYVEQTGVDAVSIDWATEPSMIRERVQNRVAVQGNLDPLALIAGGAALDRAVDDVLENFGKGRMIFNLGHGILPETPIAHVEQMVARVRAYKG